TGTActttttatatgtgtgtaaaaaaaacacataatgccacaaataatttaaaagaaagactactgaatttttttaaaaagcagtatataCTCAATGAAGGAAATTTGCAATATATAGTATAAAGAACTAAGTAAAATCACTATAACTCTCTTCCCCGAGATAATAGCtgttatgattttattatattttttctgtataggtacatgtataatatttataaaactataatcATAGTACATTTTACCACCACAGGTACCACATCATCGGTTTTGTTCAATAGTTTGTATGCCAGCTATTGGGCATACGAAGACAGCCAAATATGGTTCTACTCAAGCAATCGTGGAGTATCTGCTAGGAAGGCACCTCATGGATTGATTATAACAATCTCAGACTTCTAAGAGTTTGGGTTTTTCAGAAATCACTTAGCtttcttggtgattttttttttcccctactctGAGGTGAGAGAGGCTGTTTGTATTTGGGGTAGGAAACAACAGCTTTTgttctgtgtgatttttttaacttgttagaCTACAGtgtatgaaaatttttttctacagtgTTACTAAAATCGTTTTTactaaaatttcaaacatactcaAAAGTGGAGAGAATAGTATACTGAATCCCCATATGCTCATCAGCCGTGTTTAAAATGTTATCAAGATTTTGCTACATTTGTCTTAACTCTTTAAAGTTTTTCGTTTCCTCTTTGTGGAGCTAAAGGAAATTTCATACATGTCATTTTACTGATACAATCTTAACTATTCATCTCTAAAGCATACAGTTCATTTCTTATATAACTATAATTCATTGTCATACCTACAGAGTTACAGAAAATTCTTGATGTCTCATacctaaatttctcttttttttgtttttatttttatttaaaaaaaaattttttttacatttatttatttttgagaaacagagtgagacaaagcatgagcgggggaggggcagagagaaggagacacagaatccaaagcaggctccagcctctgagtatgtggtcagcacagagcctgatgcgtggcttgaacccacgaactgtgagatcatgacctgagccgaagtcagacacccaaccgactgagccacccaggcgcccctaaatttctcTCATAGGCTAAGGTTTTTTTAACATCTAAATTCAGTCGTGTAATGCTGTCACTGAAACagtcatatttctttttcagattagtGATGATGAACCAGGCTATGACCTAGATTTATTTTGTATACCTCATCATTACGCTGAGGATTTGGAAAAGGTGTTTATTCCTCATGGACTAATTATGGACAGGTTAGTAAGATCTTAAAttgaagtttttggtttttttcttaatttctatttctgttttttctcaattttctattaatttcaaGTGTCAGCAACTGTTTTAAGGCATTGATGTTTGAACATAAACTAGGCCAGCTTGTCGAATAATAGAGGTTTTCTGTTTTAGAGCCCTCTTTACAAAAAAGTTGGGGGGAGAGCTAATTACCCAGTGTAAGTCATGGTATACTGGGAATCTGTAGGGAGTAGAATAAAGTAAACATTGAAGGGACATTGGAGGAATGAACTCTAGTAACAGTCTTTGATTGCTCAGCCTTGAACAGGATAATGGGCTGGGGCTAAATCACAGGAGGGGAAGGTAATATTTTGACTATTATGCACGTCTAGCTTGAAAAGTTCCCCTTAAATGAATTGCAGTGAGAGACCTTACTTGGTATTTAAATGCTTGCCTTGTGTGGctattttgtttttgactttaaGGTTATAGTATCAATATATAGCTGTTGTAAAATATTCTAAGGATTGAGGCTTTAAATGAGTAGAGTTCTTCTCAGCCTCCTGCATAGTCCTTCGTACACACTGGCTATGCACATATGCTGTATGCAAATATATGTACAGTAactcttgaacaatgtgggggttagggaTGCCACCATCTGCACAGTCAAAATCTGTGTATCACTTCTGACTCCCCttaaaacttaactattaatagcctactgttgaccggaagtCTCACTGATAACATATAgttgatgaacacatattttgtatatgtgttatatactgtattcttacaataaagtaagctggagaaaatatgtcattaataaaatcataaggaagagaaaatatatttatagtatgatatttataacaaaatccatgtataagtggacttgtgtgtgcagttcaaacctgtgttgtctAAGAGCCAACTGCGTATATTTTAACACATAGGCATGTTTTCATATTAGTATATTTAGAGCTTTCTCCTATATTTTGAAGGTGGTACTGTCATACAGGTCTGAAATTTATCGGGCACTGTTTCATACTAGTATGGTTAGAGCTATCCTATATTTTGAAGGTTGCATAACATTCCATTTTCTGACTGTACCATAATTGATTTAAGCAGTCCTTTATTGATGGACATGCAAGGCATCACCATTATTTTACAGACCATACTAGAAGGGAACATCCTCTTATACACATTTGGTCACTTGCTTCAGCTTTATCCATGGGGAAAATCTGGGTCAAGGGGaaggtatttattgaatgcttctgATACTGCCAGATTATGCTCCAAAACGTTGTTTTAATTTATACTCACAGTGGTATACGACAGTGCTCTTTTTCACAGTCTCTTACAATATTGCCTATTATCAGGGAAATCTCATTTAATCAGAAtttgccattctgataggtgacaatggtattttaaattgcattttaaatatttatttttttaatgtttgtttatttattttgagagagagaacaagtgggggagaagcagagagagagggagagagaatcccaagcaggctctgcgatgtcagctcagaacctgatgcaggggtcgaacccatgaaccgtgagatcatgacttgagctgagaccaagagtcggacacttaatcggctgagccacgcaggcgccccttaaatatttaTGATAGATGTTACAGTATAACTGTGTTTTGAAGTTTATCTTTACTTTATAAAGCAAGGGTATACTTCATGGGGGGCAAAGGATGTGTTTGGTGGAAGTTTAATGCCTAAAGGGGATGTTTGTTATAAAgctaaatatatttctattatattgtaaattaatttctgttaaatTCCTGATACTTCTCTAGGACCGAGCGTCTTGCCCGAGACGTGTTGAAGGAGATGGGTGGCCATCACATCGTAGCCCTCTGTGTGCTCAAGGGGGGCTATAAATTCTTTGCTGACCTGCTGGATTATATCAAAGCACTGAACAGAAATAGTGATGGATCCATTCCTATGACTGTAGATTTCATCAGACTGAAGAGCTACTGTgtaagtatatttaatatatgcttATAAAAACCTCGGTAACTGTacgtttttctgtgtgtgtttgaaagTCTACAAACCATACTCACATGTTCATTGCACTTGGTTACAGTGACATTTTCTAATCTATTCACTACTATTTTGTATACAAGTGAATATTGTCTTTTTCAAACTAGTCACCTTAGACTAGTCACTTTTCTTAAAGGATTTTtgatctggttttgtttttctggttttttaaagACCACTTTTGGGAGTTGCTGTTGGGACCTGGAGTTATATTTTTGACTATACTTAGTGTTGGCAgatctcttctcttctctagaGCTAGATTGGTTTTCCAGGGAGTTGAAAGTCAGTTTGCAGCTGATAAATAAGGTGGGCCAACAGTTGTTTCCTAGAAAGCACATGTGGAGTGAAAGCACCGGCCCACTGAAGAAACCACTTTGGATTCAGTTACTCTGCCGGTGTCACGGGATCTCAAATGTCTGAGAATATTGACACAATAACCATTATTGACACTGTCAGATGAGCCAGAGTCCGTGTGATCTTTACATGTGAATTTCATCCTCCATAATTTCTTTGAGTATGTGAATGTGTGATTTTTGTTAGTTCATAGTGTTGTTTGTGTCTGGTTGCCTGTGGGCGCTGTAGTTCCTGCGGGTTACTATTTTCCTTACAAGTGGGGTTTCTCCTAGCTTCTTCAAAGATTAGAATAAATGTCTGGTCTTTGTTGTTTCATGAATCTGTGTTGTGCATCTTTGTAGAAACTAGccttatgtttatattttcattgagAATAAGGCTGCTTACATTTAACTTTCAACCTTCATTCTCCCAGTTAATCATCTATTTGACCCAAGTTTTTTGACCTTTTCCACATTTTCATCAGTCCTGTGGGTGATTGGAGAACGATTTAAGACATTTTCCCTATCCCCCGAAAACCCTTTGTGCTCATACACCATGACATTCCTTCATAACTACAAGCTCCTTTTAATTTGTCAAAGTCTTGCATGAATTAAAGAATTGCTTAAATGAAGAGTTTGGATCTTCACTCAACAGAAGTTAGTTACAGTTAGTTAGCTGGTTTACACTAAGATTGGAATCTAGTCAGTGTAATTGCTGGCAGTAGCTACCCAGCCTTTAATTGATTGTTGGCTTAGAGTCAAAACAGGTACTTCTGGTCCATGGTATGATATCGCTTTTGATCTTCTGGagtccccctgcccccgctccacacacatatacataaaaatcagtcttatttctttatgccttaaacttaatttctttcaggatttgcatagaatgctttttctttgaaaacttgtgaaaaaaatgaggggaacttaatattttcttctttaaagtattttatagttATAAGAACAGTATAAAGCCATGGAAATACTTTGACAGtttaattccattttctcctttcaggttttttttcctattagttTTAAATCTTAGAGGATTATTAAGCTTAAGCCCTGAGgtgataaaaagaatgagatcttaggggcacctgggtggctcagtcggttaagcgtccaactcttatttgggctcaggtcatgaccacatGGTTCATGGGAGATGCAGCGcctcattgagctctgtgctgaagtgcagagcctgactggggttccctctctctctctctctctctctctgcccctcccctgcttacatgcacactctctcgctctcaaaataaataaacatttaaaaaatcacatattaaaaaaaagaatgaagtcctaAGCATAAGCAAAGCAAGTTTTTAGGTTAGTTTTTACATAGAGAAAAATCATATCTGTTCTATGTAAAATTCTGTGTAAATTTACtactaaacaacaaaaaattaaacccaTATACTTACTGTTGATTTGATGTAACATTTCTGCCCTATTTAATAATTCATCAGCTTGTCATGGAAGATCTTCACACGTACATATTAAAAATCATGCAGCTTAACTTGATAAAATCCTGAGATGGAAATTTAGAATTGTTGCAGTGTCAGTAACATTGATGTTAGTGTAGTTTTACATGCTGATCTTGACCAATTTGAAACAGTGAATTAAACCTTAACTGATCTGTACTAATCCTAAAGTAATGCTCCATGAACTGTTAAATGTTTCTGGAATATGTAAAGAGCAGTAACAGTAACAGCACACTGCATCTAGttttcctccaaaataaaaattgccCTTTTTTGATTAAAGAATACATGTTTATTACGAAAAGCATACAATTACAGGaagtaaacaaatgaagaaatgaacttACCCTGACTTCCACTAccacttttatttctaaagttattttttatttaaaatttttttaaaatgttcatttattttgagagagcgagagagtgcatgcaagcggggagggggcagagagagagggagacaagagaatcccaagcaggctccccgctgacagcacagagcccgatgcggggcttgaacccgcgaactgtgagatcatgacctgagccgaaatcaagagttggatacttaactgactgagctacccaggtgcccctatttctcacatttaaaagaattttctgagtatacatgcatacatatccGAGTTCACacgtagtcttttttttttaaacatcacaaACAATAAGATCTTTTGTCACCATCAGatgtcttaattttaaaaattcttggatTGGCGACTCATATCCATCAGCTCGTTCAACTTTAGCGCCAGCTTCATCCCCAGTAGCTTTTCCAGAAGCTTAACCATGAAGCTCCATGAGCTTTCCCGATTCAAACTTAGGCTTCTTCAGCATTTTCACTTTTCTAACGAAGACATCCTGGAATGGATAAATAGAACGACAggccttttctgtgttttccagtgCTGTCTGGAATCAATTTGTTGACGACTTCTTTCAAGTCACTTGTCTGCAcctctcgggtcatgatctccatcTTTTTCTGAATTGGGTGGACCTGTTGGTGCTGAGCGTGAGAGGTCTTCTGAATCTGATTGTTGCATTTGTTAGTAAAACCAACACAAAATAGATGAGGCCAGTAACCATTGCTAGTCTTGGCGTCAACATGAGATTCAGTCCTGGTCTGCCATTTTTTGACCATGGAGCACATTTTGTCATGGGTAAGATCTGTGCCGTGGAAATTAGGCAGTTTTTGCCCTGGAAATCTTCAGTAATTAGCTTGCATTTTCTAAATGCAACTTCATCATTCTGCAGATCAGCAAGGGTCACTTCACAAATACAACCCTTGAGGCCATCATATGCGATTTTGGTTCTTTGAGTTCTTGTGACTAgtgtttttccattatttgttaTA
The DNA window shown above is from Lynx canadensis isolate LIC74 chromosome X, mLynCan4.pri.v2, whole genome shotgun sequence and carries:
- the LOC115507235 gene encoding LOW QUALITY PROTEIN: 40S ribosomal protein S3a-like (The sequence of the model RefSeq protein was modified relative to this genomic sequence to represent the inferred CDS: inserted 3 bases in 2 codons) — its product is MAAGKNKCLTKVGKKGAKKKVVDPFSRKDWYDMKAPAMFNITNNGKTLVTRTQRTKIAYDGLKGCICEVTLADLQNDEVAFRKCKLITEDFQGKNCXNFHGTDLTHDKMCSMVKKWQTRTESHVDAKTSNGYWPHLFCVGFTNKCNNQIQKTSHAQHQQVHPIQKKMEIMTREVQTSDLKEVVNKLIPDSTGKXTEKACRSIYPFQDVFVRKVKMLKKPKFESGKLMELHG